The Humulus lupulus chromosome 4, drHumLupu1.1, whole genome shotgun sequence genome has a window encoding:
- the LOC133831194 gene encoding uncharacterized protein LOC133831194: MDREWGSKPGSGGAASAQNEAVDRRERLRRLALETIDLAKDPYFMRNHLGSYECKLCLTLHNNEGNYLAHTQGKRHQTNLAKRAAREAKEAPAQPQPHKRKVNIRKTVKIGRPGYRVTKQFDPETKQRSLLFQIEYPEIEDLAKPRHRFMSSYEQRVQPFDKRYQYLLFAAEPYEIIAFKVPSTEIDKSTPKFFSHWDPDSKMFTLQLYFKTKPPEGSKPPPAPAANGTGAPGVPPRALPPPPPPPQGQAPGASMGNSPRAPPPAMPGSLPPPPPPMANGPQPMPPGGAPPAPPPPPAGNPMTNFGFGGQQMPNQGIRLPPPPPNMGHQIPRPPASQ; the protein is encoded by the exons ATGGACAGAGAATGGGGATCCAAGCCCGGCAGTGGCGGAGCCGCTTCTGCCCAGAACGAAGCAGTCGACCGCCGGGAACGGCTCCGAAGACTCGCCCTGGAGACTATCGATCTCGCGAAAGATCCCTATTTTATGCGAAACCACCTTGGAAG CTATGAGTGTAAGCTTTGCTTGACTCTTCACAATAATGAGGGGAATTACTTGGCTCATACACAAGGGAAGCGTCATCAAACGAATTTGGCTAAGAGAGCTGCTCGGGAGGCCAAGGAAGCTCCGGCACAGCCTCAGCCTCACAAGCGGAAAGTCAATATTCGTAAAACAG TTAAAATTGGTAGGCCTGGCTACCGGGTGACAAAGCAATTTGATCCAGAGACCAAGCAGAGATCTCTCTTGTTCCAG ATTGAATATCCTGAGATTGAAGACCTTGCTAAGCCAAGGCACCGATTTATGTCGTCTTATGAGCAG AGGGTCCAACCCTTTGACAAAAGATATCAGTATCTTCTCTTTGCAGCTGAACCATATGAGATCATTGCTTTCAAG GTTCCGAGCACAGAGATAGACAAGTCTACACCTAAATTCTTCTCTCATTGGGATCCAGACTCAAAAATGTTCACG TTGCAGCTGTATTTCAAAACCAAGCCACCAGAAGGTAGCAAGCCTCCACCTGCTCCGGCTGCAAATGGCACAGGTGCTCCTGGTGTTCCGCCAAGGGCTTTGCCTCCACCGCCTCCACCCCCACAAGGTCAAGCACCTGGTGCATCAATGGGAAACTCTCCTAGGGCCCCACCACCTGCAATGCCTGGATCcttgccaccaccaccacctcctaTGGCAAATGGCCCCCAGCCTATGCCTCCTGGTGGAGCTCCTCCTGCCCCTCCTCCGCCCCCCGCTGGTAACCCAATGACAAATTTTGGTTTTGGAGGCCAACAAATGCCAAACCAGGGTATTCGCCTGCCTCCACCACCTCCCAACATGGGACACCAGATTCCCAGGCCTCCAGCATCCCAGTAG